tatggtgcCACTGGGGGAggtgggattgggatgggatggggctCTTCTGCCTTCCCGCATTAGGAAGGGCTGCTCCGAGCGCTCAGCCTCCGCGGGATGGCGATGCCAGTCGGCGATAGGAACCACGGGCTGACGGAGCACCTGTAGGATGACAGCAGGAAGAAACGCGAGAGGCTGCAGTGATAAATGCTCGtgagaagtgtttgtttttggggggggggagagggaaaaaaaaaaaagaaaaagccatgtTTGTTTTGGCCAAACACTTACATTCCTTCCAATAAATCATCGCGGCACTTGTTTTTGTATTTGCGGAGAAATTGCAATAGACACAAGCAGGGACTTAAGAGACTTAAAATAACATCCCGGTAAATACCCCACGTTGTTATTTTAATCGAGGCCCGAGGAAACATCTGAATTTTACCAAGGAAACCCTCCTCGGTGAGGGGAAAACATCGCCCCGCGCCCGCCCGGGGCTTTGTTCCGCCGCGGGGCGGAATTACCGCGGCTGCTGCGGGCGCGGAGCCGCTCGGAGTCCGctccccggggccgccccgtTGCCCCAAGCCCCCCGAGAGTGGGCACCCTCCGGACCGCGGGCCGGGGGTCCCTGCCCGAAGCGCGGGCCGCGAGACAGAGGCCGGAGGCGCTCCCTCCCCAGAACAAGGCCCGGCGAGGGTGACCCCGCAGCACGGGGAGCCGTCGGGGGGTCGCGGGACGCCGCGTCGGGCGCACAGAGCGCGNNNNNNNNNNNNNNNNNNNNNNNNNNNNNNNNNNNNNNNNNNNNNNNNNNNNNNNNNNNNNNNNNNNNNNNNNNNNNNNNNNNNNNNNNNNNNNNNNNNNNNNNNNNNNNNNNNNNNNNNNNNNNNNNNNNNNNNNNNNNNNNNNNNNNNNNNNNNNNNNNNNNNNNNNNNNNNNNNNNNNNNNNNNNNNNNNNNNNNNNNNNNNNNNNNNNNNNNNNNNNNNNNNNNNNNNNNNNNNNNNNNNNNNNNNNNNNNNNNNNNNNNNNNNNNNNNNNNNNNNNNNNNNNNNNNNNNNNNNNNNNNNNNNNNNNNNNNNNNNNNCCTGCCGCCTCCGCCCCGGGCCGCAGGCCGCCGCCGCTCCCCAGCGACCCCCGGCAGCCgcgccttcctcctcctccgcctcctcctcctcctcctcctccgccgccgccgccgccgccgccgccgcctcccccttctcctccccgCCGCGGAGGGACGGGGCGCTCCGCAACGGCACGGTGGTACCGCACCGCTACATGGTGGCCCTCTACCAGCGCCTGGCCGCCCGACGCGACACCGCCGCCCGCCCCGTCGGCACCGTCACCGGCTTCGTGGAGCGGCTGCGGGGCGGTGAgtgcggggccgggcggcgggaGGGGGACCGCACGTcggggatggagatggagatgagCGTCGGTCGGGACGGGGCTGCGCAGGGGACGGGGCTCTGCGTGAGCCCCACGGGACAGTGCGTGGCTATAAGGCGCGGGTATGGGTAGTGCTGGAGCTGCGGATGGAAACGGGCGCAGGGCAGAGCTCCGATCCTCTCCCACTCGTGGCGGTGCCCGTAGGGATGCGCGCACCGCCGGGGTCGCGGACGGCACTGGGGCTGCGGTGCCCCgcgctggggctgtgccccttTGCCCCCTTCGTACCCGCTGATCCGATGGTAAGAGTCGAACAGACTCACCGACCTAccgctttttttttcccatgcgCGCATACGCGCGTTGTCTCCTCCCGACAAAAGTTTTCGGGGGCGAAAAAATTTATTAAATCAGACCCTGCCTCTTCTCCCGATGGAATACAACGAGTTGCCGAAGGGAAGGGCAGCCCCCTGCTCCCCCTGTGCCCGGATCCCCGCAGCCCCTGGGCTCTGCCCGGCGGCGGCACTGGGGTTCTGCGGGGGAGCAGCCGGGACGGGGCGGGGGGAGAAGCTGCGGGGCGAGGGGCGGGGGGGAGCTCTGCAAAGGGATCCCCTTATCCGGTCCGGCGGGAATTGCAggtttgctttaaaataaaataatatgatAATAAAGAATGCGGAGAACGCTGTTTCCCAGCCGGAGCGCGGCTGCGGGTCGGGGAGAGCGCGGGGCTCGGGCGCGGCTGCGGTGTTTGCAGCGTGCCACGGTCCGGTTTTTTGttagagaggggaaaagagcGAACCCCAGACCTCGCtcatctctctctccctctctccctccagcgcctcttcttatttatttgtttgtttttaaattaacatcTAGTATATAAACGGTGCCAGAAACAGCACAAGTCCGCGTTAGGGCTTTGTGTGCACCCCGCTGGGCTCAAGGATTGTAcgagtctcttccaactccgggtatttgctgtttctgtgaaaaacGGGGACACATTCAGAGTCTGGGAAGTGCTCGTGTCAGACACCCCGAGGCAGCGCCCCGTGCCTGCAGGGAACGACGgaattttccccttttctttgcTGGGGGGACGCGGGGAGCGGGAGGGCTCTTGCTCGGagccatccctccctccctgccgTCCCCTCCCCGTTCATTTTCCATCCCTGCTCCCGGTGACGCCGCTGGGGCACGGGGCTGCGTCCGTCCCGCCGGGATGCTCAGCCCTCCGCCCGCTGCTCCCATTCACTGCCCGTCCCGCGCACCTCAATGACGAGCGCTTGGCTTCGGCTGCCTGGGTTTTGATATCGtaccttcactttttttctccctttctttcctttttttgtaaatttttttccctctctttttttccccttttttcttcttttttttttttttttttttcctttttcctcctcctcttttttttttttcggtgttctttttatatatattttttcttctttttgcatttctttccttttctccctcccagATGCCTCCCCGTCCGCCCCCGAGCAGCGCTACCTCTTCGACATCTCCAGCCTGCCTGAGGCGGAGGAGGTGACGGGCGCAGAGCTGCGGGTCCTGCGCTCCCTCCCTGCAAACCGCAGCCTGGCCCTGTCCCCCGAAGGCAACTTCCACCACCTGCTCCTCTCCACCTGCTCGGGCCGGGCCGGCGAGGAGCCCCGGCTGCTGGCCTCAAGAGCGGCCGATGTTCTGGATGCGGGCTCCAGATGGGAGGTGTTTGACGTCTGGGAAGCCCTGAGGGACCGCAGGGAGAGGCCCCCCCCGGGCAAGCTGCTGTGCTTCGTGCTGAGGGTGGTGTCGGATCGCTCGGGCCGCCTCCTGCCCCCCCGGCAGCTGGGATTTGGCAAACCCCATCCGCAGCCCCACGAGCGAGCGCTGCTCGTGGCCTTCTCCCGTACCCAGAGGAAGGAGAACCTCTTCAAGGAGATCCGGGAGAGGATGaaggtgctgggcagcccccCCTTGTTGGAGCCCCCTGATCCCGGCCAGGAGGCGTACCCCAAgcggaggaagaggaggaccACCATCGCCGCCCGCTCCGGGGGCAGAGGCCAAGGGAAGAAGGCGAAGACGCGCTGCAGCAGGAAGCCCCTGCACGTCAACTTcaaggagctgggctgggacgACTGGATCATCGCCCCGCTGGATTACGAGGCGTACCACTGCGAGGGGGTCTGCGACTTCCCCCTGCGCTCCCACCTGGAACCCACCAACCACGCCATCATCCAGACCCTGATGAACTCCATGGACCCGGAGTCCACTCCCCCCAGCTGCTGTGTGCCCTCCAAGCTCAGCCCCATCAGCATCCTCTACATAGACTCCGGGAACAACGTGGTGTACAAACAGTATGAGGACATGGTGGTGGAGACGTGCGGCTGCAGGTAGcaatttctgcagctcttcccctCCCCGCCCCACCACAcctcattttatatatataaatatatatatataatatatatatatatacatacacattttgGTGTGTGCCTTTCCAAGAGCCCCCTGCCCCTAGGCGCtgccctgcagggatggggacaccctCTCTGCCCCTTTCTCAAAGGTTTGGGGCTTTCTGCATCGCCCTCAGGTTGGGGCGGTGGgagctttcctttctgcatgtAAGGACACCTCTTCAGAGCATCTGGGGAGAAGCAGAGTCCCGAGCTCCCCAGGGAAGAGCTGCTTTGCTTGGgttcttatttttccaaataactgCTATAAAAAGGCCAGGCTCTGCTCCACCTCCCTTTGGCAGCAGCTCCgtccctccctgcctgccctaAGGGAGCCCGCATCCTCCGGGCAGAGACATTTAACttgcaaagagcagagctgagagggCTGCAAGATGTTAGGAAATGGGCTTAAATTGTCCCTTGAACCCTGAGAAGCCTGGCATCAACTGTGGGATGCTGTTAGGTGGCTTTCGGTACCAAGCTGCAGCTTCGTGGCTCTGCTTAGGTCAGGGATGGGATTACTTTGGTTTTGATGCTTTGGTTTTTGTTGGTGTCCAGACTGTTGCCTTATAAATGTCAGTGCTTACCAGCTACAGGGGTTTGCTTTTGGGGAGATCAATTCCtgctggaaaacatttatttttttctatcaagCTCCTCGTTCTCCAGCATCCAGCTCTCACCCAAGGAGTCCCCGCTGGGGCAATATGACATCAGCAGGGCTCCCACCCTGCGTATCACAGCGGAGAGGTACCCCTGGGATAATCCCAACCT
The sequence above is drawn from the Numida meleagris isolate 19003 breed g44 Domestic line chromosome 3, NumMel1.0, whole genome shotgun sequence genome and encodes:
- the GDF7 gene encoding growth/differentiation factor 7; its protein translation is MVALYQRLAARRDTAARPVGTVTGFVERLRGDASPSAPEQRYLFDISSLPEAEEVTGAELRVLRSLPANRSLALSPEGNFHHLLLSTCSGRAGEEPRLLASRAADVLDAGSRWEVFDVWEALRDRRERPPPGKLLCFVLRVVSDRSGRLLPPRQLGFGKPHPQPHERALLVAFSRTQRKENLFKEIRERMKVLGSPPLLEPPDPGQEAYPKRRKRRTTIAARSGGRGQGKKAKTRCSRKPLHVNFKELGWDDWIIAPLDYEAYHCEGVCDFPLRSHLEPTNHAIIQTLMNSMDPESTPPSCCVPSKLSPISILYIDSGNNVVYKQYEDMVVETCGCR